The following is a genomic window from Malus sylvestris chromosome 12, drMalSylv7.2, whole genome shotgun sequence.
CAACACACCTGTGCTCACACCCCTCAACAGAACGGAGTCGTTGAACGCAAACATCGTCACCTTTTAAATGTTGCCCGAGCCTTACGATTACAAGCTAACCTACCTTTAAAATTCTGGGGAGAGAGTGTACAAACTGCCTGTTACCTTATCAACCGCCTCCCAACACCTCTGCTTTCCCATCAATCTCCCTATAAACTTTTGCATGGGACACTACCTGTCTACACTCATCTCCGAGTTTTTGGGTGTTTATGCTATGCTACCAACCTCACTCCCTCACACAAATTTGATGCTCGTGCTCGTCGCTGCATTTTCCTAGGATATCCCCTTGGTCAGAAGGGCTATCGCGTTTACGACCTTGATAGCAAGCGCATCTTTACCTCTCGAGATATCATCTTCCATGAACATCTTTTCCCTCTTGCTAACTTACCACCAGAACCTGCCCACCCTACCCCGGTCTTACCTGTTCCCCATGACGACCCTACTCCTGCACCTTCAGACCCCATTCCCACTATTGATCTACCTACCTTATCACCCGCCTCATCCGCTCCCTCCCTTCCTGACGACCCTACTCCTAACATACTTCCTCCAACCCCAGACACTCCTACCTCGCCACCACCAGCACCATCATCTCCTTCGCTGCCCCTAATTCCCCTTCGTCGATCCGCCCGCATTACACAACCCCCTGCCCACCTTCGTGACTATCAGACCCATCTTGCTGCTTTGCTTCAGTCCAGCGCCATCTCTTCCACCATGTCCGGCACACGATATCCTCTTCACAGGTATGTTTCTTATGCTCGACTCTCTCATGCTCATCGTTCCTTTGTTCACAATGTCTCTCACTTAGTTGAACCAGCCTCCTATGAGCAGGCACGCCATGACCCTCACTGGCTTGCAGCTATGCATTCTGAGCTTGACGCACTTGAAGCCAATCACACCTGGACTTTGGTTCCTTTACCCCTCCACCAACGCCCCATTGGATGTAAATGGGTCTTCAAAATCAAGTATCATTCCGACGGTACCATCGAACGCTACAAGGCTCGCCTTGTCGCCAAAGGGTTCATGCAACGCGAAGGTATTGATTACAAAGAGACGTTCGCCCCCGTTGCTAAGCTCATTACCGTCCGCTGTCTCTTGACCATTGCTGCTGTTCGCAGCTGGTCTCTTCACCAAATGGATGTCCAAAACACTTTCCTTCACGGTGCACTCCATGAGGAAGTATATATGTTACCCCCTCCTGGTTATCGTTGACAGGGGGAGACTATGGTTTGTCGACTTCACAAGTCATTATACGGACTCAAGCAGGCATCTCGCAGCTGGTTCCAACGTTTTTCATCAACCATTCAAGAAGTTGGTTTTCAACAGTCTCATGCAGACTACTCATTATTCACTAAAGTTTGTGGACACTCCATTACTGTAGTATTGCTCTACGTTGACGACATGATCATTGCAGGAAATAATGAGGAAGCTATCAGTCAACTCAAGCAATTTCTTAGTGGATGTTTTCGAATTAAAGACCTCGGACCATTAAAATATTTTCTGGGTGTCGAAGTTGCACGGTCCAAAGCTGGGATTTCCATTTGCCAACGAAAGTATACTCTGGACATATTGGAGGAAGCTGGCTTGCTTGGCGTAAAACCTGCCAAGGTACCTATGGAACCCGATTTAGTGTTGACAACAACAGGTGGTGATGCCCTCAAGGATCCGACTCGATATCGACGTTTGGTTGGAAAATTAATATACCTTACCATCACTAGGCCAGATATTACGTATGCAGTGAATAATCTCAGTCAGTTCATGCAAGAACCAACACTCCATCACCTTAAAGCAGCACATCGTCTCCTTCAATATCTGAAAGAAGCACCAGGACAAGGGTTACTATTCCCTACGGAGAACCAACTTAATTTGATTGGCTACTGTGATGCGGATTGGGCTAGATGTCCGATCACACGACGATCAGTGACAGGTTTTTGCATCTTCCTTGGTAAATCACTTGTATCGTGGAAAAGTAAAAAGCAAGTCACGGTGGCAAGATCTTCAGCAGAAGCCGAGTATCGCTCCATGGCTGCAACCACTTGTGAGCTTACTTGGCTGAGGaatttgttgaatgatttgcGTGTAAATCATCCTGAGCCGGCAAGGTTGTTTTGTGACAATCAAGCTGCTCTACATATTGCAGCGAACCCTGTGTATCATGAACGAACCAAACACATAGAGCTGGATTGTCATACTGTCCGTGAAAGGATTCAGAGGGGAGAGATCGAGACGTCTCATGTGCAGACGGGACGTCAAATAGCAGACATATTTACAAAGCCACTGAGAGCACCTACCTTCCATTCACATCTTGGCAAGTTGGGTGTTATTGATATCCacactccaacttgagggggagtgttaaaggTGCTCTACTCTGATGCTAGACAGAAGGAATATGGACAGAAGGAATATGATCATTCCTTCACAGCTAGGTTAGCATGTGTGGATGCACTATTAACGTGGACAGCAAGGCCACTGCATGTGGTTACTGACTGCTTCAACAAGGACAGCATGGATGCCACTTTCTGTCCTTTGTTTATTGCATGCGTCTGTAATAATCTTGTATATAAGTTCTGCTGCAATTGTAGCAGAACATTCATTCAAATATATTGGATCCAAACTTTTATATGCCCTCTTTCCAAAAACGCTCGAAAGACAGAAAAGATCGATGATGCCGTTTGAGTGGTATCTATCAATTGGCTTTGTTGTATATGCGAAAAGCCACATTATGGCAATTTGCAGATATTTTCTTTACCATAAAAGCAAAGATGTAAATGGTGGTGCGTCTTGGACTGCAGAAATAAAGATGCATTTTTTGTGGCATGCATCTTTGTGTTCCTATATGTGTGAGCCATCACAATCTTTCAAATGGGAAGATGGGTCTTTTGGAAAGTTTTTAGGAAAAACATGAATGGAGCATATTCTCCTTCATAGAGAAACATATGGTGTAGAGATATTTCACTAGACATGTCTTTGTTCAATTTCCTACCTTCATGGATGTCCCATACCTTGAGGCAAGGTGGGCGAGACGCAGACCATGGCAGTTTCTCTTGAGGCATGTCAGTTGCCATTAAGGAAATGGCTATCTGTTCAACTATGTGGCTGATGTATTGCGGTCGAATAAGAGAAACCGTAATTAATATGCACTTTCAAATGAAAAGGGTCTACTCTTTTATTATAAGAGTTGTGTCGGTTAAAGGAATAGATGCAGATTCTGCAGTGATATATATTTGGCATGCTTTAGAAGATCCGCTATGAGTCATACTAAGTCCAATGAAATTTCAATGCGAGTGATAACGACTCAAGTGATGTCCAATGAAATTTCAATGCGAGTGATAACAACTCAAGTGATGTTTTCTCATTGAAAGGCACATTAGACATAATTGGTTCTAGCATGAGAAGTTTGAAAGTTTAAAGGCTAAAGACAAAGAGTGCTAGCAGTGTTTCTCCTAGGAAAGTTCTAGTGAGGGTTTTGATGCCTGATAAATGAAAATAGACCaagtgaatatatatatatatatatatattaccatTCTTAAATTTGAATACGTGTTCATGGGCTAGTATGTAAACTTCTACATACCGACTAGATGTATTATCAAATAGTGATAATAATGTTGCAAAATCCTTTATTTGATTTCTTCGAAGAGATTAATTCATCAATTTCAAGAGGTCTAGAATGATATCATCATATTATTACGAACAATTATATGACTGTAGTCATATATGATGCAACACTTAACTTTCTGGAAGATTTCTTAAGAAGCATTTAGTTTATGTGTTTTGCTTCTTTGTCGAGGAGGGTGATGCATTTGCCATGTCAGTCATGGAGAAAATGAATATTATTGAGTGTTATTCAAAATGATATCAATATAGAGAAATAATCTTGAAATTGTGGGGGTCTTTCACAAAGGAAAAGACGATGTGCGGGGCATTTCGCATAATTGTATTGGACATGCATGATGATACTTATTAAGTAAGCATATAAATGGACATGGACATTGGGTCATGTATGTTAGTCAGAGTGTGGAAAGGATGAAAGCCAAGAAGTGCTTTTTCCATAATGGCTAGTGAGGCATGAAGACCTAAGAAGATAGATATATAAGGTCTATCTTAGTTGTTCCTTACTTCTTAAAGTGGAAAATGTGATCGATTTAATGATAGCATTATAAGAAACTACAATTATGAAAGAATTGTGGGGGTTGGTTAAAAGTAATTTGCTGATTGAACGACATTTAAGATGTCATCTCCTGTAATAAGTAATTGTTTAAGGTATGGCAAGGTTAGAGACCTTCTTATAACtaccttaaatgtgggggaGTATGCCCAAGTATTAGCAAATTACTAACTAAAGTCCCAACATGTATGGTTGAGGACTTGACGTTGTAAATCAACTACTCTcgtataaaatataattttataaaatggatTGTGTACACCATTAAAAATAGTCAACCTAGTAGTGGATCCAATTATTAAAGGTTagactagagagtaagttgatcaTCGAGAGGAATGAGGCTAAAGCCAACATAATTAATGAATCAGCCGAGCGGAAACCTaacttagttgattggagatcccatggtctaagtTTAATAGACAAACTGGTTGGGCATGATTCAAAGAAGTTAACACACTATATACCTCATTCATATGATGGAAGCAGTGTGTTATCTGCAGACATTTTAGGttgtatatttatacttaatgacagtgatatcttataaataagatGAATAGAGCAGACTATTCTTAATTAGTGGTCACCTATGTGAGAGTAGAAGTGGGTCGTTTTTATGAGAATGAGATGGCTAAtttctctaaagctctcatgaatccaggattgttcaggaccaaaatgaacaaAACCGTATGAACTGGAATATATTAGGATTAGTGATGTGTGTTGCTtattgtctcggtttactactgcagtgaacagttcaagattcTATATTcactgcgtcaccaagtaaagtaaatccgataagtattcactagggtaggttcaagtccaaaagacatctctcccgatgcatctcttgtccgcttgtactctcaaattcttcctaattttttattcatgtgggggattgttggaaattatatattataatatgaaatattgtaatatataattttaataattgaatgaaaaatcgtgttaaccaatttcttagaaaagttatgttgtttaggtgtattcccttgataagtgatgtatacttatagatgaaaagttacattTCTTTAATAAGTGGAAATtggattctatataaacccatgaaaccattggtattagatatagaaaattagagttaatttttactcttgagaaataggatttccccactttgtttctcaaatgattCATGTGTCAAATTtcgagtcgtgtcttgagagtacggaatatataaagttcgccagagtccgaagattgaagtgctttgacttcggattatagattgttgaatcctgggagattgacgcctatcgaactacaagcacaagagtaggggcgaaattctatctttaggacattgtatttatgcaagcctcaatctccaaatTTGTCAGTTATTCTAACTTTGTctctaattgtttatattaatctcatatatatttgatgttgtgaatttctttatgattattatcattgaaattatattgttatttttcatattttctaatattgctccaacaatttCTTCACAATCTCAATGGATACAAGGATTTTCTATTTATACTAGTTACACTCCTTACACAGTAAGTAAACTAATTCTTTACAAACTAACAACTTTTACCAGCTAATCTCTTGACAAGTGGCATCTTCTTGATCGTTGGATTGAGCTTGACTGTCTATAGCTTTACATAGGACAGACAGTGTACTTGCACGGGATAGACATGTCACTGCAAAATTATAGTTTTGAAAAGTATAAAATGCACTTCCCATATATTCCTAGATACATATCTAGCAAAGCTCGTTGTGTTAGGTTTAACACGATGCACGGTTGGTTTAAAAATAATCTACAAATAAAATccgacatattttttttttggccttgAATAAAAACCGTATAGTAGGAAATCTATAGCGTATTTGATAATATTATTACttctttttggaaaaaaaaaaaaattgttctttGACCAAGGTATCCTGACCGTTCAAATGATAACCGTGGGTATATGAATTTAAATAATTGGCCAGACAGCGTACTTGAGGGTAGACATGTCAATGCAAAAGTACAGTTTTGGAAGGTATGATATGCACTTTCCATATATTGCTAGATACATATCTAGCAAAGTTCATTGTTGTTAGGTGTAACACAATTCCTTGCAAATTTCTTGTATAAAAGCAGTCTAGGCAAACCTCGAAAATGCACCTACCACCTTCTCCTCTCTTCAGCTATTCTCCAAGCTACTAATGTGCACGCATTccctttcattttgcattttgattTTAgcttataaattaaaattttttggtTACAAATTTCTTTCATGTTTGTGCAGCTAAAAAGAAATCTCGAACTCACTAAGCATTTAATATGAACTTCTCCAAACAAGCAGCTAAGGCTTCTGCAGGGCATCATTCTGCCAGCTATTCACCTTCTTCACTTGATGATAAGTCTTCTCACATGGAAATGACCCTAAATGTTGGAGATGTTGGGCCATCTGACCCCAAGAAATTGCTGAGGTGAgtaagggttggtttggtactgatgtgcttttataaaaagtggatataaaaaaaaaagctgagctcaaaaaagtttttggtaaacatttaaaaacaacttattttcacagttttgagtgaaaaaaagctgaaaacttgAAGCAGCAAAactgagcttattctcacagcacagcagaaacagtttttttttttttttcaaagcacatcaataccaaaccaaccctaagTTTGCTATTATTGATGTTGTAAACTGTAGCTACGTATGCTGATAATAGGATATATGCAGTAgcacatgttttgttttgtttgaggCATCTTTGTCGATTTGCTCTCCAAACTTGTATGAAGCTGCCAATTTTTctctgaactttaattttagccaattattctcctgaacttttataattagctaatttcttctttgaaatttaattttagccgattattcccatgaacttttataattaaccaatttcttttctgaactttaattttaaccgATTACCCCCttaacttttataaatagccaatttccccccggcattagattttaaaaaatttcattcaattttccATCCATCTTGATCAGCGGACAACACATGACATTTGTACGAGGGCAAAAAGGATAGAAAATTGGATAGGTGAAAAATTAGAGGAAATTTTTACAACCTAACACCATAGggaaattggctatttataaaagattaggagggattcggctaaaattaaagttttggAGGAAAATTGGCTTAATTATAAAGTTCAGGGAGttaatcggctaaaattaaagttcaaggaaGAAATTGACAATTTTATACAAGTTTGGGAGGGCAAATCAACAAATACttctttgtttaattatttaatctcaatTCTCTAATGGCTGAATACATTTGAATTTATTGTGTAGAATTCTTGCCAATAGGGAGTCGGCAAGACGAGCTTACGTGAGGAAGCTAGAGTATGAAGCGAAACTCCATCAAGATGCTAAGGAGGCAGAAGTAATTCTTCATATTTatcaattattttctttttcattcatTTGCCATAAGTGAAGCAATTGTTGTGCTtcggttttttttgtttgcttgtttttttgtttttatacacTAATTTTGGGAATGACGGTTGGGGCTTAGTCACACTACACGAATAATCTAATTAGTTTGTTAAGTTTTACAAATCCATCGATTTTCATCGTTTAGTGAAATTTATTGATATCAAAATGATTCAATTTTGGTCACACATTATATAGAACTTAATATTGTACTATCGACCAGTTAGGATTGCTAAActcatttttaccaaaaacaaaatcagattTTGGGGGATTTGAACTAATTGGGTGCATAAAGAGAAGCATATCCCCAATGTTGTTATCCCACAATAACATTAATTAATTGGTTACCTTTTAAAATATATTGAGGCGAGAAATTAATTTGATATTTTAGAGTAAGGTCAAAAACCAAACTAATAATCCAATTGTGTATTTGTCTACAGGAGAAGGTGGCAAGGCTATCTTCACAAGTGGCCTTTTATGAAAGGAAACAGGGTCTACTGCTAATGGAGAACATCCAAATAAAGGAGAGGATCAAATATCTTGAGAATTACATAGCGCACAAAGATGGTATTCATATACACACGaccaccatatatatatatctcacgTACAATTAGTCCTACACTAAAGTTATATGTTAATATATATACAGTTGttttgattaattatttgatattGCAGGGGAGACTCTGGAGCTCTCGGTAGAAAGAGAGAGGCTCCTTTTGATTCGAGAGATGCAGCGTGGCAGCGGCAGTGGTTTTCCAACAATTAATTTAGATAAAtgaattgaaatgttttcttaATTTCCTATCATACAGAGACACAGATGAAACTTTAATTGGTTTTTATGTAAAAGTTGTGGTGTTTCATTTCCTTGTTATGGAATTGTACCGTTCGAACAATGCTCGACAAATTCAGGGAAATAATATCTATACATCTTTCTTCTTTCTACAGCTCTGTTTATTTGTATGtgtttttaatttctgtttgatttattcaattcaaatataaaaatgaataaaagttTGTAAAAACTAGAAAAAACTAGTGCGTTGAGAACACTTATTCAAATTTGAGAGTCTTCTTCgcgtttaaaacaaaaattgggTCAAAATGAAGACTTTTGTCACTGTCGATGAAGTCCACGACCACCAGTACCCAATTGAAATCAAGCAATTAATTAATCTATGTATTTTTGTAACATAGTTAATAATTCAAGCCTTCCCTTGGGTCGATTAGATCGGTTTAGACTTTGAGAATAAAGACGAATATGGCTGCGGAACAAGTTATTAGTAAACTATGCCATGATGCATTTTTATGGTGTTGATTGTTATATAATTAAGAATCCATATAAACTACAAATGAAAGATTAGAGAGTCCAATGTTTTAGTGGATAGATTATTAGACTTCTACCCATGCATTTCAGTTTCGAAATTTTGTCTTTCCTATATTATTGTAGGTAATAGTTTTGAACTCTTTCCCCTCTCCTTAATaatagtttaaaaaataataataattaagagAATATGAGACTCTTTAAACTTCTTGCATGTAAATGGTATCATCAAAGGTAAATCCCTTGTAAACTAATATCTTGGGTAAGATTAAAAACTATTTTAGTCCCTTGACACAACGTCCAAGTCCGCATACAATATTTATAATCACCTCATATATTATTTCTATTTTGAGATTTTATTACTCTTTTTCCTCCTATAATACCCGTGTTTTCACACATTGTTATGCATCTAATCCTGATTTTCATTTgattcatcataatatattttggaACAAACAATTAGGCACactaattttttataatatattttgataCATTTATTTTTGTACAGACATTTAGGTACATCAGTTCTTTTTAATATATCTAAGTACACTTATGTATTTGCATAATTTTGTTCTGTGTCACTAATTTGTTTTTGAAAAGTTTTCTCATTTGGGTACATTATTTGTAATCGGTGGAAGTTAATAATCAATTAATTATAATGTGCATATCAATAATAAATATTTAATGAGGAGACATTTATATACTAATACTGTGACAACTCATCCTAATTTTATCGGATCTCTCTTTGGACATCCAATAAAATTAGGGacattctgggtcggggtgtgttggTTGACACtaggaaggtgacgaagccataaagtgttgtgatgtggaaaatgtgagtaaatttaaacctaaaagtgtttAAATGAAAGAGTGTGCTtgtgagcaggaatgaacccatttcacacgtgaagTTAGAGCATAAGAAAGTACAGTAAAATTAGGATAAGAACTATACCATCGGAAGTAGTCTCCGATAACAGTGTTTGCCAGAAACCCTAGTCGACACGAAACTaccactaaaacctggaggggcgaaaaatacGGGTGAGTGGacctaaaaataaagctttgtaaaaacctttttgaaaacataataattcctcgccgtaaaacaagtatagtttctacatatacatactacgtatagtgtGAAAGTGCATGCCGTAGCTTGCAATATATCAAGAATTCAATAAGTCACAATAATTCGTGAATAAACACCTAACGTCCGGTAATCAATTAATCTCGCATAACAATCCTATCGTATTAAGTGCTCATCG
Proteins encoded in this region:
- the LOC126592292 gene encoding basic leucine zipper 19-like, with the translated sequence MNFSKQAAKASAGHHSASYSPSSLDDKSSHMEMTLNVGDVGPSDPKKLLRILANRESARRAYVRKLEYEAKLHQDAKEAEEKVARLSSQVAFYERKQGLLLMENIQIKERIKYLENYIAHKDGETLELSVERERLLLIREMQRGSGSGFPTINLDK